The Virgibacillus sp. MSP4-1 genome has a segment encoding these proteins:
- a CDS encoding CapA family protein: MNKWSWMLTSFFGVMILILMVFLLTTEENNHAENEYTIHEHEKIREQKMDHKKYQTEITLGAVGDILVHNTVYQDARTPNGFDFRPMFELVRNSMRTPEVTFANQETIIGGKELGLSSYPQFNSPYAVGDALKDSGVDIVSMANNHTLDMGEEGIMNATKYFNQLNISYVGANRSLEDQKRDRILKANGISIGFLAYTYGTNGLQRPSDKPYLVQYIDDHTLIKDIKALKQKTDFVVVSLHFGQQYVRLASEVQKLLVKEASQAGADIILGHHPHVLQPVDWIKKENGERTFVIYSLGNFLSGQSELYQRIGGVLHIDLKKFIDQNNDTQYSLSNARIMPTYMYRPNYKNYKIVPLHQAGQYGLKEAKELYQEIQGHMKTYTEKIKVVPEL; this comes from the coding sequence ATGAATAAGTGGTCATGGATGCTTACCAGCTTTTTTGGTGTAATGATTTTAATTTTAATGGTTTTTTTACTAACCACGGAAGAAAACAACCATGCTGAAAACGAGTATACGATCCATGAGCATGAGAAGATACGGGAGCAAAAGATGGATCATAAAAAGTATCAGACAGAAATTACGCTTGGAGCAGTAGGTGATATTCTCGTTCATAATACAGTCTATCAGGATGCCCGTACCCCAAATGGATTTGATTTCAGACCTATGTTTGAATTAGTCAGAAATTCCATGCGAACGCCTGAAGTAACGTTTGCTAACCAGGAAACCATCATTGGTGGCAAGGAGCTGGGATTATCCTCTTATCCTCAGTTCAATTCTCCATATGCAGTAGGAGATGCTTTGAAAGACTCAGGTGTGGATATCGTTTCTATGGCCAATAACCATACTCTTGATATGGGGGAAGAGGGGATCATGAATGCGACAAAATATTTTAATCAATTAAATATATCCTATGTTGGCGCTAACCGCAGTCTTGAGGATCAAAAACGTGACCGAATATTAAAAGCAAATGGGATTTCCATCGGTTTTCTGGCTTATACTTATGGAACCAATGGACTTCAGAGGCCTTCAGACAAGCCTTATCTTGTTCAATATATAGATGATCATACTCTCATAAAGGATATAAAGGCATTAAAACAAAAAACTGATTTCGTTGTTGTCAGTTTACATTTTGGTCAACAGTATGTGCGGCTGGCTAGTGAGGTACAGAAGTTACTCGTAAAAGAGGCAAGTCAGGCTGGTGCAGATATTATACTTGGACACCATCCACATGTACTTCAACCTGTGGACTGGATTAAGAAAGAAAATGGAGAGAGAACGTTTGTCATTTACTCTTTGGGGAATTTTTTATCCGGACAGTCTGAGCTTTATCAAAGAATTGGCGGGGTCTTACACATCGATTTAAAGAAATTCATCGATCAGAATAATGATACACAATACAGTCTATCGAATGCCAGGATTATGCCAACTTACATGTATCGGCCAAATTACAAAAACTATAAAATCGTACCTCTTCATCAGGCAGGTCAGTATGGTCTGAAAGAGGCAAAGGAATTATATCAGGAGATACAAGGACATATGAAAACTTATACCGAAAAAATAAAAGTTGTTCCTGAACTTTAG
- the plsY gene encoding glycerol-3-phosphate 1-O-acyltransferase PlsY: protein MIYVIFAITAYILGSIPSALLVGKIGYNLDIREYGSGNLGATNTFRILGIKAGLIVTVADILKGTLAAALPVLFSTAADPLIIGLFAVLGHTYPLFARFKGGKAVATSGGVILAVSPLLFAIMILSFLLILKITKYVSLSSMVTGIIAVISSAILQHVGLIMITSVLTLFVIYRHRTNIKRILNKTEPKITWM, encoded by the coding sequence ATGATATATGTTATTTTTGCGATTACAGCTTATATACTGGGGTCCATTCCTTCCGCTTTGTTAGTAGGAAAAATAGGTTATAACCTGGATATAAGAGAATATGGAAGTGGTAATTTAGGAGCAACAAACACCTTTAGAATCCTGGGGATAAAAGCCGGATTAATTGTCACAGTGGCTGATATATTGAAAGGTACTCTGGCTGCAGCACTTCCTGTATTATTCTCGACAGCAGCTGATCCATTAATTATAGGTCTATTTGCTGTTTTAGGTCATACATATCCGCTGTTTGCAAGGTTTAAAGGTGGAAAGGCAGTAGCCACATCAGGTGGAGTAATACTCGCTGTAAGTCCATTACTCTTTGCCATTATGATACTCTCATTTTTACTTATCCTGAAAATCACGAAGTACGTTTCCTTATCCTCTATGGTAACAGGTATTATCGCCGTAATCAGCTCAGCTATTCTCCAGCATGTCGGATTAATTATGATCACTTCAGTCCTTACATTGTTTGTCATTTATCGGCACCGTACAAATATTAAACGGATTCTCAACAAAACGGAACCAAAAATAACCTGGATGTAG
- a CDS encoding CoA-binding protein: protein MTIQNPDQDKIKEILEEAKTIAVVGLSDNPERTSYQISKIMQENGYRIIPVNPKVNEVLGEKAYPALKDIDVPFDIINVFRRSEFLPQIAEEAVQTDASIFWAQQGVENEEAYHYLNEHDFTVIMDTCIKVAHAVTIGK from the coding sequence ATGACGATACAAAATCCTGATCAGGATAAAATTAAGGAAATTCTGGAAGAGGCGAAAACAATCGCTGTAGTGGGGTTGTCCGATAACCCTGAACGTACAAGCTATCAGATTTCAAAAATTATGCAGGAGAATGGATATCGAATTATCCCGGTAAATCCAAAGGTGAACGAAGTACTCGGCGAGAAAGCATACCCTGCTCTAAAAGATATTGATGTTCCATTTGATATTATCAATGTATTCCGGCGATCTGAATTTTTACCACAGATTGCGGAAGAAGCCGTTCAGACAGATGCCAGCATTTTCTGGGCTCAGCAGGGTGTTGAAAATGAAGAAGCCTATCATTACCTAAATGAACATGATTTTACGGTTATTATGGATACTTGTATAAAAGTAGCCCATGCTGTTACAATTGGTAAATAA
- the parE gene encoding DNA topoisomerase IV subunit B, protein MSSQNSYNDDSIQVLEGLEAVRKRPGMYIGSTDHRGLHHLVFEIVDNAVDEALSGFGDEINVKIHKDGSISVRDHGRGMPTGMHKMGKPTPEVILTVLHAGGKFGQGGYKTSGGLHGVGASVVNALSEWLEVTIYRDKNVYKQRFEDGGKPVTSLEQHGGTRKTGTEIRFKPDSNIFSTTAFQFEILAERLREAAFLLKGLKIELTDEIQELSETYQYPEGLKSFVDYLNEEKDTLHPVVAFEGESHGIEVDFAFQFNDGYAESMLSFVNNVRTQDGGTHESGTRSALTRSINDHARKNGLLKEKDKNLDGSDIREGFTAIISVRIPEEILQFEGQTKSKLGTSEARSAVDHVISEKLSYFLEENPETATQLIKKAIKAREAREAARKAREDARTGKKRKKRDALLSGKLTPAQSKNAKKNELYLVEGDSAGGSAKQGRDRRFQAVLPLRGKVINTEKAKISDIFKNEEISTIIHTIGADVGADFNIEDIQYDKIIIMTDADTDGAHIQVLLLTFFYRYMRPLIEAGKVYIALPPLYKVSKGKGKKEKSEYAWEEDALKDILNKFKNGYTIQRYKGLGEMNADQLWETTMNPETRTLIRVTIEDLARAERRITTLMGDKVEPRRNWIESNVAFSLDDDENILENDKLHT, encoded by the coding sequence TTGAGTAGTCAAAATTCGTATAATGATGACTCTATTCAGGTGTTGGAAGGCTTAGAAGCTGTACGAAAACGACCTGGAATGTACATCGGAAGTACCGATCATCGTGGATTACATCACCTTGTTTTTGAAATTGTGGATAATGCGGTAGATGAGGCATTATCAGGATTCGGCGATGAAATTAATGTTAAAATACATAAAGATGGAAGCATTTCTGTCCGGGACCATGGACGTGGGATGCCCACAGGTATGCATAAGATGGGAAAGCCTACTCCTGAAGTTATATTAACCGTGCTGCATGCCGGTGGTAAGTTTGGACAAGGCGGTTATAAGACGAGCGGAGGATTACATGGTGTTGGCGCATCTGTAGTAAATGCCCTGTCTGAATGGCTCGAAGTTACAATCTATCGCGACAAAAATGTATATAAGCAGAGGTTTGAAGATGGCGGAAAGCCCGTAACCAGTCTGGAACAGCATGGCGGAACCAGAAAAACCGGAACGGAAATTCGCTTTAAACCAGATTCGAACATTTTCTCCACTACGGCATTTCAATTCGAAATATTGGCGGAAAGGTTAAGAGAAGCAGCCTTTTTATTAAAGGGTCTGAAAATCGAATTAACAGATGAAATTCAGGAATTATCCGAAACCTATCAGTATCCGGAAGGGTTAAAATCCTTTGTTGATTATTTAAATGAAGAGAAGGATACATTACATCCTGTTGTTGCTTTCGAAGGGGAAAGCCATGGAATTGAGGTAGATTTTGCTTTTCAATTTAATGACGGTTATGCAGAAAGTATGCTGTCATTTGTCAATAATGTGCGTACACAGGACGGAGGGACACACGAATCAGGAACCCGTTCAGCCTTAACCCGAAGTATCAATGATCATGCACGAAAGAACGGACTTTTAAAAGAAAAGGATAAAAACTTAGATGGAAGTGATATTCGGGAAGGATTTACGGCGATAATATCTGTGCGTATTCCTGAGGAGATTCTGCAATTTGAAGGTCAGACCAAGAGTAAACTTGGGACTTCAGAGGCCCGTTCTGCAGTTGATCATGTGATATCGGAAAAGCTTTCTTACTTCCTTGAAGAAAATCCCGAAACAGCAACACAGCTGATTAAAAAGGCGATAAAAGCAAGAGAGGCCCGGGAAGCAGCGAGGAAGGCCAGAGAGGATGCCCGCACCGGGAAAAAACGCAAAAAGCGGGATGCATTGCTAAGTGGGAAGCTTACCCCTGCTCAATCGAAAAATGCTAAAAAAAATGAGTTATATTTAGTAGAGGGGGACTCTGCCGGGGGATCAGCCAAACAAGGCAGGGACAGACGCTTTCAGGCCGTTCTCCCTCTTAGGGGTAAGGTTATAAATACGGAGAAAGCGAAGATATCCGATATTTTCAAAAACGAAGAAATCTCCACCATTATTCATACGATAGGTGCGGATGTGGGGGCAGATTTTAATATTGAGGATATTCAATACGATAAGATTATTATTATGACGGATGCGGATACAGATGGAGCGCATATTCAGGTACTCCTTTTAACCTTCTTCTATCGCTATATGAGACCTTTAATTGAAGCTGGAAAAGTTTATATTGCATTACCACCTTTGTATAAGGTTTCAAAAGGAAAAGGGAAAAAGGAGAAATCAGAGTATGCCTGGGAAGAAGATGCTCTAAAGGATATCCTGAATAAATTTAAGAATGGGTACACGATTCAACGCTATAAAGGTTTAGGTGAAATGAATGCAGACCAGCTGTGGGAAACAACGATGAATCCGGAGACACGAACTCTTATTCGTGTTACGATTGAGGACTTGGCGAGGGCGGAACGGAGAATTACAACATTAATGGGTGATAAAGTAGAACCGCGGAGAAACTGGATTGAATCAAATGTAGCCTTCAGTCTGGATGATGATGAAAACATCCTGGAAAACGATAAACTTCATACGTAA
- the parC gene encoding DNA topoisomerase IV subunit A: MAEQAQFLDLPFEEVIGDRFGRYSKYIIQERALPDARDGLKPVQRRILYAMHQEKNTHDKPFRKSAKTVGTVIGNYHPHGDSSVYEALVRMSQTWKVRNVLVEMHGNNGSIDGDPPAAMRYTEARLASISSQLLRDIEKETVDFIPNFDDTDYEPVVLPAKFPNLLVNGSTGISAGYATDIPPHNLKEVIDAVIMRIDRPDADVEQLMKVLKGPDFPTGGIIQGIEGIKKAYKTGKGKVVVRGKAEIEQLRTGREQIVINELPYEVNKANLVKKFDEFRLDRKVEGIAEVRDETDRTGLQIVIELKKDADSEGILNYFYKNTDLQITYNFNMVAIHNKTPQLMSLPAILDSYIQHQREVMIRQSRFDLRKAKDRAHIVEGLIKAISILDDVIAAIRASKDKQDAKNRLMELFDFTEKQSEAIVTLQLYRLTNTDVTALQEEAEELKKQIEELESILSSESKLLKEIKKDLKQLQKQYKIDRLTKIEEQVEELKINLEVMVAREDVLVSVTKDGYVKRTSLRSYSASNESDMPLKEGDHLLTLQELNTTDKILLFTNKGNYLYIHVHELPDIRWKDLGQHVANLVTIEPDEKIINVLPVREFSDDQYLLFFTRNGMVKKTELKQYDAQRRSKPLVAINLKNDDEVVSVHQTDGNQDLFITSNKGFGLWYHETEVKPVGQRAAGVKAIQLKKDEVVISGEVFDELTAPSIVLITQRGACKRMALSDFEQSSRAKRGLVMLKELKSKPHRAVGLHLIQEEEFVIFQTEDEQIHELYPLELKKHDRYSNGSFVVDTDLTGNVISTWKKPSYVKPFEELKEE; this comes from the coding sequence TTGGCTGAGCAAGCACAATTTTTGGACCTCCCCTTTGAAGAAGTCATTGGGGACAGGTTTGGACGATATAGTAAATATATTATTCAGGAACGGGCATTGCCTGATGCCAGAGACGGATTAAAGCCCGTACAGCGTCGTATTTTATACGCTATGCATCAGGAGAAAAATACCCATGATAAACCGTTCCGAAAGTCAGCTAAAACCGTGGGAACGGTAATTGGTAATTACCATCCACATGGTGATTCATCTGTATATGAAGCACTGGTACGTATGAGTCAGACGTGGAAGGTTAGAAATGTTTTAGTGGAGATGCACGGAAACAACGGGAGTATTGATGGAGACCCACCAGCAGCTATGCGTTATACCGAGGCGCGTCTAGCCAGTATTAGCTCGCAATTGTTACGTGATATTGAAAAGGAAACGGTTGATTTTATCCCTAATTTTGATGATACCGACTATGAGCCGGTTGTGTTACCAGCGAAATTTCCTAACTTATTAGTCAATGGGTCAACAGGGATTTCGGCAGGCTATGCTACAGATATTCCTCCTCATAACCTGAAAGAGGTTATTGATGCTGTTATCATGAGGATTGATAGGCCGGATGCTGATGTTGAGCAACTGATGAAGGTTTTAAAGGGACCAGACTTCCCTACAGGAGGCATTATTCAGGGAATTGAAGGTATTAAGAAAGCCTATAAAACCGGAAAAGGAAAAGTGGTTGTTCGGGGTAAAGCAGAAATTGAACAGCTCCGCACCGGCAGGGAGCAAATCGTCATTAATGAGCTCCCTTATGAGGTTAACAAAGCTAATCTGGTTAAGAAGTTTGATGAATTCCGACTCGATCGGAAAGTGGAGGGAATAGCAGAGGTCCGCGATGAAACGGATCGGACCGGACTGCAAATTGTGATTGAATTAAAAAAAGATGCGGATAGTGAAGGTATTTTAAATTATTTTTATAAAAATACCGATTTACAAATTACATATAACTTTAATATGGTAGCCATCCATAATAAGACTCCGCAATTAATGAGCCTGCCAGCGATATTAGATTCCTATATTCAGCACCAGCGGGAGGTCATGATTCGTCAATCCCGTTTTGATTTAAGGAAGGCAAAGGATCGTGCCCACATTGTGGAAGGCTTGATTAAAGCTATTTCCATTTTAGATGATGTGATTGCAGCCATTCGCGCTTCGAAAGATAAACAGGATGCCAAAAATCGTCTGATGGAACTTTTTGATTTTACTGAGAAGCAGTCAGAAGCGATTGTCACATTACAGCTTTATCGATTAACCAATACAGATGTGACAGCATTGCAGGAAGAGGCGGAGGAACTGAAGAAGCAGATTGAAGAATTAGAATCTATTCTTAGTAGTGAATCTAAATTACTGAAAGAAATTAAAAAAGATTTAAAACAGCTTCAGAAGCAGTATAAGATTGATCGTTTAACAAAAATTGAAGAGCAGGTAGAAGAATTGAAGATTAATCTGGAAGTCATGGTAGCAAGAGAGGATGTACTGGTATCTGTTACAAAGGATGGTTACGTAAAACGGACTAGTCTCAGATCCTATTCTGCATCCAATGAAAGTGATATGCCCTTAAAAGAAGGAGACCATCTTTTAACCTTGCAGGAGTTAAATACAACGGATAAAATTCTTCTATTTACAAACAAAGGGAATTACTTATACATTCATGTCCACGAGCTTCCGGATATCAGGTGGAAGGATTTAGGTCAGCATGTGGCTAACTTAGTTACTATTGAACCGGATGAAAAAATCATTAACGTTCTTCCTGTCAGAGAGTTTTCAGATGATCAATACCTGTTGTTCTTTACACGTAACGGCATGGTGAAAAAGACGGAACTAAAACAGTATGATGCGCAGAGACGCTCAAAACCACTGGTAGCTATAAATTTGAAAAACGATGATGAAGTCGTCAGTGTTCATCAGACGGATGGCAATCAGGATTTATTTATTACATCCAATAAAGGCTTCGGCTTATGGTACCATGAAACAGAAGTGAAACCGGTTGGTCAGCGTGCTGCCGGTGTGAAAGCTATTCAGTTGAAAAAGGATGAAGTTGTTATCAGTGGTGAAGTCTTTGATGAATTAACAGCTCCTTCTATCGTATTGATAACACAAAGAGGAGCATGTAAACGTATGGCTCTGTCTGACTTCGAACAATCCTCACGGGCTAAAAGAGGACTGGTTATGCTAAAAGAACTGAAATCCAAGCCGCACCGTGCTGTTGGGTTACATTTAATTCAGGAAGAAGAGTTTGTTATATTTCAAACTGAAGATGAACAGATTCATGAGTTGTATCCCTTGGAATTGAAGAAACACGATCGGTACAGTAATGGTTCATTTGTTGTTGATACTGATTTAACAGGAAATGTGATAAGTACCTGGAAAAAACCTTCTTATGTTAAGCCATTTGAAGAATTAAAAGAAGAATAA
- a CDS encoding enoyl-ACP reductase, translating into MGVANERSLAWGVAQSLYNAGVNVIFTYRQDRSKKKLERLLEKHEYNAELVVQCDVNDDESIKATFKEIGDKVGTIHGIVHSIAFAHGEDLKGDFVETSRDGFAYAHDTSAYSIIAVAREAKPYMNEGGSIIGMTFLGAQRVIPEYKVMGIAKSALESSVKYLAEDLGEDQIRVNALSAGPVRTLAAKGISSFNEILSEVEEKAPLRKNVTKEEVGDMALVMLSHLSRGVTGEIIYVDSGYNIL; encoded by the coding sequence ATGGGTGTTGCAAATGAGAGAAGTTTGGCCTGGGGAGTGGCTCAATCCCTTTATAACGCAGGTGTAAACGTAATTTTTACATATCGCCAGGATCGCTCTAAAAAGAAATTGGAAAGACTCCTGGAGAAGCATGAATATAATGCTGAGCTGGTTGTACAGTGTGATGTGAATGATGATGAAAGTATTAAAGCAACGTTCAAAGAAATAGGTGATAAAGTTGGAACCATCCATGGAATTGTTCATTCGATTGCTTTTGCTCATGGAGAGGATTTAAAGGGAGACTTTGTTGAGACCTCCCGTGATGGATTTGCCTATGCACATGATACTAGTGCATATTCCATTATTGCTGTTGCCAGAGAAGCAAAACCTTATATGAATGAAGGCGGCTCCATTATTGGAATGACCTTCCTGGGAGCTCAAAGAGTGATTCCTGAATATAAGGTTATGGGTATTGCAAAATCAGCCTTGGAATCCTCTGTGAAGTATCTGGCAGAGGATTTAGGGGAAGATCAAATTCGTGTAAATGCCCTGTCAGCTGGTCCGGTTCGTACCCTGGCGGCAAAAGGAATTTCCTCCTTCAATGAAATTCTTAGTGAAGTTGAAGAAAAAGCCCCATTACGAAAGAACGTGACTAAGGAAGAGGTAGGGGATATGGCATTGGTTATGCTAAGTCACTTGTCCCGTGGTGTTACGGGAGAAATTATTTATGTGGACTCCGGCTATAACATCCTTTAA
- a CDS encoding TetR/AcrR family transcriptional regulator, which yields MAELKERIVESSLYLFEQHGFHGVTVNDIVQHSQTSKGGFYHHFQSKDELLFMIHDTFITYVLAKADEAISTYDKPALQLHAIIQSFVKVFDLYKPHISVFYQESNYLKPHFDQLIKRKRDQFKQRIFQVIQQGQSSGEFRASLPAEITGMSILGMVNWTYKWYQKDGEKSIEEIAHTFSDIILQGILTPSAKDNPELNHLFQQHPAHK from the coding sequence ATGGCTGAATTAAAGGAGCGTATCGTTGAATCTTCTTTATACTTATTTGAACAGCATGGGTTTCACGGGGTTACGGTCAATGATATTGTCCAGCATTCACAGACGTCAAAAGGAGGGTTTTATCACCATTTTCAATCTAAAGATGAGCTCTTATTTATGATTCATGATACTTTTATCACATACGTTTTAGCAAAAGCAGACGAAGCTATTTCCACCTACGACAAACCTGCACTGCAGCTTCATGCAATTATCCAGTCATTTGTAAAAGTTTTTGATTTATATAAACCTCACATTTCAGTCTTCTATCAGGAAAGCAATTATCTTAAACCTCACTTTGATCAGCTTATTAAAAGAAAACGGGATCAATTTAAACAAAGGATTTTCCAGGTGATCCAACAGGGACAAAGCTCAGGAGAATTCCGTGCCTCACTTCCAGCAGAAATAACCGGAATGTCGATTTTGGGAATGGTAAATTGGACATATAAATGGTATCAGAAAGATGGGGAAAAATCGATTGAAGAAATTGCCCATACGTTTTCAGATATTATTTTACAGGGCATTTTAACACCATCTGCTAAAGATAACCCAGAACTTAACCACTTATTTCAGCAACATCCTGCACATAAATAA
- a CDS encoding acyl-CoA dehydrogenase family protein gives MNFELTKEQEMTKRMVRNFAEDVIRPRTIDIDRKAEFPSDIFKDMGELGLLGIPFPEKYGGTGGDTVMYALAVEEIGRVCGSTGLSYAAAVSLGASPIYYFGTEEQKEKYLIPLATGKALGSFGLTEPNAGSDAGGTQTSASLSGDEYIINGEKCFITNANFAKTLIVTAVTNGNHPSEDKKVSALIVPTDADGLTITNPYEKMGVRGSDTAEIVIEDVRVPRENLLGDPTKGFKQFLYTLDGGRISIGALGVGIAQAAYEKALAYAKERKQFGKSISRFQAIQFKLADMAMEIELARNMVHKAAWLKDQNKPFTKEAAYAKLYATEAAFRAANQAIQIHGGYGYMREYEVERYLRDAKLLEIGEGTSEIQRLVIARQIGC, from the coding sequence ATGAACTTTGAATTGACAAAGGAACAGGAAATGACCAAAAGAATGGTGAGAAATTTTGCTGAAGATGTTATTCGGCCAAGAACCATTGATATTGACAGGAAAGCGGAATTTCCCAGTGATATCTTTAAGGATATGGGTGAATTAGGGTTATTAGGGATTCCCTTTCCTGAGAAATATGGGGGTACTGGCGGGGATACCGTGATGTATGCACTTGCAGTGGAGGAAATTGGCCGTGTATGCGGAAGCACAGGCTTAAGTTATGCTGCAGCTGTTTCTTTGGGTGCTTCACCGATTTATTATTTTGGAACAGAGGAGCAGAAGGAAAAATATCTTATTCCCCTCGCTACCGGAAAAGCTTTGGGTTCATTTGGTTTAACAGAGCCTAACGCAGGTTCTGATGCAGGTGGAACACAAACGTCAGCAAGCTTATCCGGCGATGAATATATTATTAATGGAGAAAAATGCTTCATAACGAATGCCAACTTTGCTAAAACACTGATCGTAACCGCAGTAACAAACGGAAACCATCCGTCTGAAGATAAAAAAGTATCCGCACTGATTGTACCAACTGATGCTGATGGTCTGACCATCACAAATCCCTATGAAAAAATGGGGGTCCGGGGATCGGATACCGCAGAGATTGTGATTGAAGACGTTCGAGTGCCCAGGGAAAATTTACTGGGAGATCCAACAAAGGGATTTAAGCAATTTTTGTATACATTGGATGGCGGGAGAATATCCATCGGTGCTCTGGGCGTTGGGATTGCTCAGGCGGCATATGAAAAGGCCTTAGCATATGCAAAGGAACGGAAGCAGTTCGGAAAATCCATATCCAGATTTCAGGCGATTCAGTTTAAATTAGCCGATATGGCGATGGAAATAGAATTGGCAAGAAATATGGTTCATAAAGCAGCCTGGTTGAAAGATCAAAACAAACCTTTCACGAAAGAAGCGGCCTACGCAAAGCTTTACGCAACTGAAGCTGCCTTCAGAGCAGCAAATCAGGCCATTCAGATTCATGGGGGTTATGGATATATGCGGGAATATGAAGTTGAGCGCTATCTACGTGATGCGAAGCTGCTTGAAATTGGTGAAGGGACATCAGAGATTCAGAGGTTAGTCATTGCAAGACAAATAGGTTGCTAA
- a CDS encoding acetyl-CoA carboxylase biotin carboxyl carrier protein subunit, with translation MKEVKATMAGNVWKIVVEAGKEITDGEDVVILESMKMEIPVSAESDGVVKEVKVQEGSFVNEGDTLVILE, from the coding sequence ATGAAAGAAGTAAAAGCTACAATGGCAGGTAATGTGTGGAAAATCGTGGTCGAAGCAGGAAAGGAAATTACAGATGGAGAGGATGTTGTCATTCTGGAATCTATGAAAATGGAAATCCCTGTATCAGCAGAGTCAGATGGTGTTGTAAAGGAAGTTAAAGTTCAGGAGGGTAGCTTCGTAAATGAAGGAGACACCCTGGTCATTTTAGAGTAA
- a CDS encoding enoyl-CoA hydratase → MVNTVLFDVVEDHIGLITLNRPKAANAFSVELLQDLNDCIDLMETRDDLRVLIIKGSGEKAFCAGADLKERASMSEDEVIQTVKTIKETVNRVEALPMPVIAAINGAAFGGGLELALACDIRMASTEASLGLTETSLGIIPGAGGTQRLPRLIGPGRAKHLIYSARRVSSQEAYQLGMIEVLVERGRLVEQVLSEASIIAGNGPIGIRQAKEAIQSGLNTNIETGLDIEEACYKRTIPTNDRLEGIQAFKEKRKPNFSGN, encoded by the coding sequence ATGGTGAATACTGTTTTATTTGATGTCGTTGAAGATCATATCGGACTGATTACGCTTAATCGTCCAAAGGCTGCAAATGCCTTTTCAGTTGAATTACTGCAGGATTTAAATGACTGTATAGATCTGATGGAGACCAGGGACGATTTACGTGTTTTAATTATTAAAGGAAGTGGAGAGAAGGCGTTTTGTGCAGGTGCAGATTTAAAGGAGCGGGCCAGCATGTCAGAGGATGAAGTGATTCAGACTGTAAAAACGATTAAAGAAACCGTAAATCGGGTGGAAGCTTTGCCGATGCCTGTTATCGCGGCCATTAATGGTGCTGCATTTGGTGGAGGACTGGAGCTTGCGCTTGCCTGCGATATACGAATGGCCAGTACAGAAGCATCTTTGGGACTGACAGAAACCTCTCTCGGTATCATTCCCGGTGCCGGGGGGACTCAAAGACTGCCCCGCTTAATCGGACCTGGCCGGGCAAAGCACCTTATTTACTCTGCTCGTCGTGTCTCCAGTCAGGAGGCGTATCAACTGGGAATGATAGAGGTGCTTGTGGAGCGGGGAAGGCTTGTGGAACAAGTATTATCCGAGGCATCTATCATTGCCGGCAATGGCCCAATCGGGATTAGACAGGCTAAAGAAGCGATTCAGTCAGGCCTCAATACCAATATTGAAACGGGCTTAGATATTGAAGAGGCATGTTATAAACGAACGATTCCAACCAATGACCGTTTGGAAGGAATACAAGCTTTTAAGGAGAAACGCAAGCCGAATTTTTCAGGAAACTAA